One Oryza glaberrima chromosome 11, OglaRS2, whole genome shotgun sequence genomic region harbors:
- the LOC127754318 gene encoding probable purple acid phosphatase 20 — MAMAMTNTALAFFLLVAAASFLSLPPPSLAVTSPYVRPKPRATLSLLKDDDDGRKPEQVHISAVGSDKMRVTWITGGDAPATLEYGTTSGQYPFSATGSTNTYSYVLYHSGNIHDVVIGPLQPSTTYFYRCSNDTSRELSFRTPPASLPFKFVVAGDLGQTGWTESTLRHIGGDDYDMLLLPGDLSYADLYQPRWDTYGRLVEPLASARPWMVTQGNHEVEKIPLVEPHAFKAYNARWRMPFDAGASPSGSNLYYSFDVAGGAVHVIMLGSYADYAAGSAQHRWLRRDLAAVDRARAAFVVALVHAPWYNSNEAHRGEGDDMRAAMEELLRGARVDAVFAGHVHAYERFARVYGGKEDPCGAVHVTIGDGGNREGLAGSYVDPQPAASAFREASFGHGRLEVVNATHALWTWHRNDDDEAVVADQAWITSLASNPACNK, encoded by the exons atggcgatggcgatgacgaACACAGCATTGgctttcttcctcctcgtcgccgccgcatccttcctctcgctgccgccgccgtcgctcgccgtcacGTCGCCGTACGTGCGCCCCAAGCCGAGGGCCACGCTGTCTCTGctcaaggacgacgacgacggccggaaGCCGGAGCAG GTGCACATATCAGCAGTAGGCTCTGACAAGATGAGAGTGACATggatcaccggcggcgacgcgccggcCACCCTGGAGTACGGCACGACCTCCGGCCAGTACCCGTTCTCGGCGACCGGAAGCACCAACACCTACTCCTACGTCCTCTACCACTCCGGCAACATCCACGACGTCGTCATCGGCCCACTGCAACCCAGCACCACCTACTTCTACCGCTGCAGCAACGACACCTCCCGCGAGCTCTCCTTCcgtacgccgccggcgagcctccCCTTCAAGTTCGTCGTCGCCG GTGATCTTGGGCAGACGGGATGGACGGAGTCGACGCTCCGGCacatcggcggcgacgactacgACATGCTGCTGCTCCCCGGCGACCTGTCGTACGCCGACCTGTACCAGCCGAGGTGGGACACGTACGGCCGCCTCGTGGAGCCGCTGGCGAGCGCGCGGCCATGGATGGTGACGCAGGGGAACCACGAGGTGGAGAAGATCCCCCTCGTGGAGCCCCACGCGTTCAAGGCGTACAACGCGCGGTGGCGCATGCCGTTCGACGccggcgcgtcgccgtcggggtCCAACCTCTACTACTCcttcgacgtcgccggcggcgccgtgcacGTCATCATGCTGGGCTCCTACGCCGACTACGCCGCCGGCTCGGCGCAGCACCGGTGGCTGCgccgcgacctcgccgccgtcgaccgcgccAGGGCGGCGTTCGTGGTGGCGCTGGTGCACGCGCCGTGGTACAACAGCAACGAAGCGCACCGGGGCGAGGGCGACGACATGCGCGCCGCCATGGAGGAGCTCctccgcggcgcgcgcgtggaCGCGGTGTTCGCCGGGCACGTCCACGCGTACGAGAGGTTCGCGCGGGTGTACGGCGGGAAGGAGGACCCGTGCGGCGCGGTGCACGTTAcgatcggcgacggcgggaaCCGGGAGGGGCTCGCCGGGAGCTACGTCGACCcgcagccggcggcgtcggcgttcCGGGAGGCGAGCTTCGGGCACGGGAGGCTGGAGGTGGTGAACGCGACACACGCGCTGTGGACGTGGCAccggaacgacgacgacgaggcggtggTCGCCGACCAGGCCTGGATCACCAGCCTCGCCTCCAACCCGGCTTGCAACAAGTGA